From the Lathyrus oleraceus cultivar Zhongwan6 chromosome 4, CAAS_Psat_ZW6_1.0, whole genome shotgun sequence genome, one window contains:
- the LOC127075401 gene encoding probable aminotransferase TAT2 yields the protein MESAVGTMNHEFKANSTITIKGILSLLMESVGENSKRVISLGIGDPTLSTCFPNTKVAEEAVADALHSAKFHGYAPTPGLLQARSAIAKYLSDDLPYELSSDDVFITCGCTQAIDVSVALLARPGANILLPRPGFPIYELSAAFRQVEVRHYDLLPEKGWEVDLDAIEALADQNTVAVVIINPGNPCGNVYSYHHLEKIAKTAKRLGTIVIADEVYGHLAFGDNPFVPMGFFGSIVPVLTLGSLSKRWIVPGWRLGWFVTNDPSGTFRKPKVVERIKKYFDLLGGPATFIQAAVPRIITQTEEVFFRKTIDSLRHTADICCQEMEDIPCISFPCKPQGSMAMMVKLNLSLMEDISDDIDFCFKLAKEESVIILPGTAVGLKDWIRITFAADPSSLRKGMKRIKVFSQRHAREQ from the exons ATGGAAAGTGCTGTTGGAACAATGAACCATGAATTCAAAGCAAATTCTACAATCACGATTAAGGGTATTCTGAGTCTTCTAATGGAAAGTGTTGGTGAGAATAGCAAGAGAGTTATTTCTCTTGGAATAGGTGACCCTACTCTCTCCACGTGTTTCCCTAACACTAAGGTTGCTGAAGAGGCTGTTGCTGATGCACTTCATTCTGCCAAGTTTCATGGATATGCTCCCACTCCTGGTCTTCTCCAGGCAAGAAG TGCAATTGCCAAATATCTATCTGATGACCTCCCTTACGAGCTATCATCTGATGATGTTTTTATAACATGTGGATGCACACAAGCCATTGATGTTTCGGTTGCGTTGCTTGCTCGTCCCGGTGCAAATATTTTGCTACCAAGGCCCGGCTTCCCAATCTATGAACTTAGTGCTGCATTTAGACAAGTTGAAGTGAGACATTATGATCTGTTGCCTGAAAAAGGTTGGGAGGTTGATTTAGATGCTATTGAAGCCCTCGCAGATCAGAACACGGTTGCGGTAGTGATTATAAACCCCGGGAATCCTTGTGGAAATGTATACTCTTACCATCATTTGGAGAAG ATTGCGAAAACAGCAAAAAGGCTTGGAACAATTGTGATTGCTGATGAAGTTTATGGTCACCTTGCATTTGGGGATAACCCTTTTGTGCCTATGGGTTTTTTTGGGTCTATTGTTCCTGTTCTAACTCTTGGATCCTTGTCTAAGAGATGGATAGTACCTGGATGGAGACTCGGTTGGTTTGTGACAAATGATCCATCTGGTACTTTCAGAAAACCAAAG GTAGTCGAGCGCATCAAAAAGTATTTTGATCTATTGGGAGGTCCAGCTACTTTCATCCAg GCGGCTGTACCTCGCATAATTACACAGACAGAAGAGGTTTTCTTCAGAAAAACCATTGACAGTTTGAGGCATACCGCGGATATATGTTGCCAAGAGATGGAAGATATTCCATGCATTTCTTTCCCTTGCAAACCACAAGGGTCCATGGCTATGATG GTGAAACTAAACCTTTCACTTATGGAAGATATTAGCGATGATATTGATTTCTGTTTCAAACTTGCCAAGGAGGAATCTGTTATCATTCTTCCAG GAACTGCAGTAGGTCTAAAAGATTGGATTCGCATCACTTTTGCTGCTGATCCATCTTCTCTCAGAAAAGGTATGAAAAGGATAAAAGTTTTCTCTCAAAGACATGCGAGAGAACAgtaa